TTTTAGGATATAGCAATTAGATGAATGGATTAATGCAAAAGAATTTACATTCCCAACTTCTATTGAAGTTTATTCATGAGTTAAATCAGCCATTAACAGTAATTAAAGCTTATCTAGGTGGGTGTGAAATTAAGTTACAAAGAAATGAGCTTAGCCCCAGTCAAATGAATAGTGCATTACAAAAAATTAATGAGCATACGGAGTTATTTAAGAATAAAATTAATTCGATGCAACAATTAATCGTTCAAGAAGAGGGTATTAATATTTCTAGTATTATTACCGAGATTAGCTCTTTATTTTTCTTCGAAATAAAACATCATCACATCAGATTAACTTTAGACTTCCACGAATGTTCTCCTGACTTTAATATCAATAAATCTCAGCTTAAAGGTGTCTTATTTCGGTTATTGAAACAATGCATTGGTACTGTAGAAAAAAATGCTATAGAGCAAAGTGAGTTAGTCATTCAAACGAAACCCCATCAAAACAATGCATTGAGCATGACCATAACCAGCAATTTTCCAATAAAAGAAGAGAGCGTAGAGGACGAGCTTACTTATTGTCGTACTCTTTTTACCACCGATTGTGGCAGTTTATCCGCTGAGTTAGTACCTAATGGTATCTGCTTTAAACTGATCATGTTTTATAAGGATTCTCGATATGCCAAATAAGCCAATGGTTATTATTGTTGATGATGATCCTGAAATATGTGCGTCGTTTCGTTGGTTATTTGAGTCAGTTAATCTTAGAGTACAAACTTATGAGAATGCCAAAGATTTTCTTGATAATTATGATGCTACCCAACACGGTTGCCTGATTATTGATGTGAGAATGCCTATAATAAGTGGCCTTGAATTATTGGAATATCTTAATACAACCAAAAATCGACTCTCCGTAATTATCATCACGGGATATGGTGATATTCCTATGGCAGTAAGAGCGATGAAAGCGGGGGCTGCTGATTTTATTCTTAAACCAGTAAATCATCAGGATTTATTAGAGATCACGCAAAGTTGCCTGAAAAAAAATCAAAATAATAGCTTCCAATTACATTCAGATTTTTGTCAGCGGATAAAAAGCTTAACTAAACGAGAAAAGCAGATTATGGATTTAGTTATTGAGGGTAAATTAAATAAGCAGATTGCATATGATTTGAATATATCCATCTCTACAGTAGAAGCTCATCGGGCTAAGGTTATGAAAAAGATGGAAATTAGAACTTTGGCTGAGCTAATACGAGCCAATTTGCTGCATACGAACAATGTGGTTTCTTTTGAATATTCCGGTTGATGTCTCTTAAGGACGTTAAATTGTTGGGCTCATGGCCCAACCTGAGCTCTAAACCGGAGTGTTACCTTTTTCCGGAGTCTCTTGCTCAGTACCTTGGGGTACGTGTGCTGAGCTAAAAAAAGAAGGTTTAGGCATTTCTTTTTTGTTTTTAGAGGTGATTGCGGCTTTTTCTTCGGTGGCCACCTCGCAGGCAAGCAAATCAATTGCTAATTCTATAACTTCACTTTCTTTGTTGTTGTCAGCCTGGGATTGTTGAAGGAGATGATGAATATCTTGCTGATATGTAGCCCATTCAAAAGTGCCTGGCATCTTATAATATTTTTGGATTTGACTCTCTGCCAATCCAAAAGATATAGCAGCATTGACCATGTAATTAAAATCCTCTAGGTTATCATCCAGTATATAAATAGAGGAGATAGTATCTGTCTGCATGGATAAAAATCCTTTAACAGCCATGTCTTTTCGTACAGAATCGAAAATGCCTAATTTGGTGAGTTCTTCTTCGCTAAATCCTTGGTAGGTCAGTAGGGCTTTAATGTAATCTTGGCGGTTTTTAGTAATGATTTGTACGGATACGTCATCATTGCTTAACATCGTATGAAGAAATTTAACTGCTTCAGGGCTTAGCAGATGGTCAGCTCCATCTTGCTCATAATTAAACTTTTCATTATATGGCCCAAATTTTTCTTCGAATAAGCTTTGCACGGTATCCTTGTCTTTTAATAGTGCTTGTCTATAGTTTAAGATTTTTCCAGGAGCATAGCCATTTAGTAGTGATTGATAAAATGGTTCAAATACGGTTTTACCGCCTTCTCTTCCGCTTAAAGTACCATCAAAATCAGTAAAGATAATAATTTTAGGCATTGTTTTCCTTTGAGTGTTTTAACAGGGGGTAATTTTAATATAATTATATTAAAGAAATATTAGCTGAGCTTTTCTTTGCTGTTTTTTTAGAGTTTAAGCAAGGTATTTTTAAGAACTGTAGCCTGGATGGAGGGGCGGATTTCGCACCTCCATCCAGGCTACGGTTAAATAACGCTTAGTAATTCAGTTTTCATGGTCTCAAACTCAGATGCGAATTGTTTCGTACGCATTACTGAATCTGTTTCATAAGATTTAAAGAATGTTCCAACATATCCTTTTGACGTTGTTGCATGAACAGTTATTGCTGGAATTAAGGTTACTGTTGCAATAATCCCGACAATTGCTCTCATCCATAGAGGGAATCCATGCCATCCTCGATGAATACTCAGTACTTGATCTGCTGTGTTAAGTGCTTCTGTACATGCGGAGTCAAATTGTTGCACTGTGTCTGAAGATGCATGAGTCTTAAAGAATTTTTCCCCTGCAACCTTGAGCTCATTGCTGAGTGTGCTCAGGGCAACATAGGGACTACCCTTTTGATTTGAATATGGGAAAGTATCACGTTTTTCATGTAATTCTTGTATCAATTGTTCATAACGACTGTATAGTCTTTCCTGCATTTGTTGCTGTTTTACATGCTGTAAGTCAATTTCACTAAGCTCGTTTCTTAAATCAGGCTTTCGATTCAATAAATAGGTAGTAAGCCTTAAATCCCGTGCATCAATCGCATCAATAATATGGCCTGCATTAAATTTGCTAACTGGAATATTGTGTAAGTAATGACTATAAGTACTTACTATGCTTCGGGCTGCTTGTGAACTCAGATCCTGCACTCTACGTAGCGTATAACCTGAATAACTTGCTGCAGTAGGTTGAAATGCAGTAATTTCTCCGGCATGAATATTAGCACCCTGCATCATTAAATATCTTGCTATTGCTAGATTATTAATTTCACAGGCATAAAAAAACGGTGTTTTATTGTTTTGATTTTTATATTCTAATAATTCAGGTTTATGTTTTAAAATGTATTCCACTGCCTCAAGCGAGTCAAAATTTATGGCATTAAATATATCTTCATGTGTTATCTCGTTGATGAATTCGGGATGTGCTTGAAGAATGCAATCTGCTAGACCGAAGTCATTTCGCATGATTGCTAATCTATAGTTCTCACTAGTGAATATAGCCTGGTATTGTTCAGAGTCAGGGGACAGTCTCTGATAATAAGGTATAAATAAATCACGGATCTCTGTTGTTAATGCTGCATCACGAGGTAATGTTCCTTGGGAATCCGCTTTAAAAATGTCTGCGCCAACTCCCATTAAATGCTGCGCAATAGGTGTACTCTTTAATTGGCAGGCATAAAATAATGGAGTTTTTCCATATTCATGGACCTCATTTAATAACTCAGGTTTTATGGCTAATATTGCCTGGACCGTTGGCAGTGAGTTATTCCGTATGGCTTCAATTAAAACTTGAATAGTAATTGCATTTTTCAGTTCAGGGAAAAATTCTAATAATACAGCCACTAATTGCTGCTTCCCCCGTTTTAGTGCCGTTAAGAAATATTCAGGGGTGGATAGGAATGGAAAATTATTTCCAGCATTAAGTTGCTCTCTTACTCGTAAGTGATAATCAGTCAATAATCTATTGATTGCGCTCTGGTTCTGTGAATGCTCTGCAAGTTTTTCGGCCGTTGTTTGGGTGGTCGAAGTCGCAAGAACATTAGCTCCTATTGACATGAAATAGTCTACTAATCTGGTTTTACCTTCATCACAAGCATATAAGAGTGGGGTACATCCTGATGGAAGTTGGGTTTCTAATAAGTTGGGAGCTAGCGTTAAAATAATTTTAACGAAGTCTAAGTTATTTTCACGAATGGCCGTAGCTAAGTGTCTTGCAGTTGCATAATTCATCATGTAACTGTTATGAACACGAGCAAAACAGTTAATTAGCTGCATATTCGCGGGGCTTTGTTTAAAGGCTAATTCGAATAGAGTGTCGTTATGCACTCCTTGTGCCACCAAAAATTCAGCACATAGGTATTTTTTCTTTATAATAGCGGTTTCCAAAAGTTGTAACTTTTGAGAGTAAGAAAAATGCTCTGCGTTATATTCTAGTGACTGTAAAGCGATTTCTTCATATTCCGCTCCGTCTTTTAACCATTCATTGAGTGAACGGAGGTGTTCGCGGCGATCAAGATATGCTTCTGCGTGTTCGAAGAATTGTTCGAAATTTGTTTTAAATCGCTCTTTTTTCTGTTCTTCACTATTTATGTTTCCATTTTCGGTGATTTCAACTGTACTCCAGCAGAGTCTGCCACCTAAGACTATATAATGTGCCTTTTCCAATTCTTCTGATAAACATGCTACTTTTAGTTCATCAAAATGAGGAACCTCGACATGGTCAGTAATTATTTCAAATGTTGCATCAACAATTGCCTCATATTCCGGAGTAGAAATGCCATACTGTGTTTCTAGCATATGCATGAATTCAGATTCATTCTTACATAATTGCGCAATCAATTTTTCCGCTGAGCTGGCTTTTTGTAGTTCTGAAAGAAATGTTTTGGCATCATCTGTGTTTTTAAGGCGTAGTTGTAATGCACACACATAAAGAAAAGTTTGCAGTGTAAATAACTTAAAAGTCTTTATTTTTGTGGTGTTGCTAGCTCCATTTAGCGAGGAAAACTCTTGGATTGCCGGATGATAGATGGTGGAAAAACGTTTGCTTTCTTCTTTTTCTTCGCGGGGGATAAATAATCCAGTTTGTCTCAAGATGAGAACCGTTGCCTCTATAAGCTCATTTTCGGTGTATGTGCTGTAATCTTCCGTGTCTCCATAAACCATCTTTAAATTATTTGCTAAGCCATCAAAAAATTCATCGGATTGATCGGGTGCCTCTTTAAAAGAACTATTTTTTAGCGAACTATAAACCGTTTGAAATAATTGGGCTGGATTCTGAGTTAATCCTTTTTGATAAGTTTTGATGCCTTTGCTTCTTATCGCTATGCGGATATTTGCATCTAAGGGGTCTTCTTTTTTTTCAACCTTGCCTTTCTTGGGAATATAAGCCAGATTAGTGAAAATATTATCCTGATCCAAACCTGAAGGAAGAAATTTATGCCTGTCTGCCCCATTTATGGTTAAATTTAATATGTTTGGCAGGTTTAGGTGTCTAACATTATCCGGTGAGCCACTAACAATAAATTCCCCTTTAACAGTAAAACCTTGAGTACCATGGCAAAAATCATTCTGCATGAGGGCTGTGTCGGGATTAGTGTCTTTAAGTTTAATAGCTTCCTTTTTTTGCTCATTTAATGTGTCTATGATGGACTGAATTACAGCTCCATCCTTCTCAATTTGTTGTGTCCTCTTTAGACCCTCTAACTCTCTAATAAGAGAAGAAAATAAGCTGGTAAAACTCGAGTAATGCGATTCACTGCCGTTTGGTTTAAAGAATTTTTGTCTTTCAATGTCTGATTGACAGGTATTATCCCCGAAAAGATAAAGCGAGGTTGTTTTTCCTGTGCCTGCTGTGAAGTCAGCGGTAACGGTTCTTGCTCCAGTTAATGGAACAAGCATTGTTAGTTCTCCAACTGTATCAATATGAATGAAAGGGTACTTGCTTAATATTGAGTATAATTGATCTTTCATGGGCATGGGAATGTCCTTCTGCTAGAGGTTAACGACAATTGACAATCAGAATCTGCTTTAAGGGATAAAGGTAGATAATTATGCTTAGGGTCTTGTTGTGAGATCGATTTTGTCGGACTGTGTCTTTGCATAATTCAAACATCTAAATCTTAATGTGCCTGCAGTGTAACTTATTAAGATTAAGAGAGCCTTAAGTTGCACTTTTTTTTATTAACGAGCGAATTGTGTGAATTTTACTCCATTTGTTCAGTTTCAACAAGTTAATTATGCTAAATTTATAGTAACTTTGATGGAATAAAGAGCTTGTTATGAGCAGATATAAGCTAACTACATTGATTTTATGTTTTTTCTTAGCATTTACAGCAAACGCATCTCAACTAGAGGCACAAGAGTTATGTGTCAAAAAAACAGTTTCTCGTTGTATGGCTCAGTGCCAAAAAACAAAAACTATCAATTGTGCTACTGCTTGTCCCGAAATGGCTCATAATCAATGTCGTCAGGCAGGGGTATAAATAAAAGAACTTTGTTTTGTTTTTTAATAATTCATTTGGATGAAATATAGTTCAAACTGTTTGCTTGGTTATGGTTTTTTTATGGTATGATCCGTTTTGCTTTATCCATGATTGAAATTAAGGAGCTAAAATGGGTTATAAACGTTGCCTGACACTCGCATTACTACTCAGTATCCCCTCATTGTTATTTGCAGCAGATACACTTATTTTTGCCGTGGACATTATTCGTCATGGAGACAGAACACCAATTGTCTCTATTCCTGGATTAAATTATGAATGGACCTCAGGTTTAGGGCAGTTAACTGCAGAAGGGATGCAACAAGAGCATAATATGGGGGTGGAGTTTCGTAAAAAATACGTGGAGCAGACCCATCTATTGCCAGAACGCTATGAAGCAGGGACTATGTATGTTCGCTCAACCGATTATGATCGCACGCTCATGAGTGCTCAATCCTTACTGATGGGTTTGTATCCTCCTGGAACAGGACCTAATACTTCAGAAACAGCTATGCCTGCGTTACCTCATTCGTTTCAACCCATACCTGTCTTTAGTGCACCGTATAAATTTGATGATGTCATTGTACAGCCTGTAAGCACTCAGGTGCGGGAAAAGCTAATGCAGCAGTATGTTTATCCAACTAAAGAGTGGCAACAAAAAAATAATGAACTGAAAGATAGATACCCCCGTTGGAGCTCTTTAACGGGGATGCAAATTAATAAGTTGCAAGATTTGGGATTACTTGGTGATACCTTATACATTCATCAAATACACCGCGCCCCATTGCCTGAGGGATTAAGTTCACAAGATGTTAATGACATTATTAATGCCTGTAATTGGGCTTTTATGGCACAAGAACGTCCTCAACAGGTTGCTCGTGTTTATAGCAGTAAGATAATGACTAATATTGCTAATTATCTTAATAAGGGTAGTCAAAATAAGTCCAAGCTGAAATATGTTTTATTATCGGCTCATGATACGACTATTGCGAGTTCCTTAAGCTTTTTAGGAGCACCCTTGGAGCAGGCTCCACCGTATGCATCGAATCTTAATTTTTCACTTTATGAAAGTGATGCGGGTTCCCACACAGTTAAAGTGACTTATAATGGTAAGCCAGTTAGTATCCCTGCTTGTGGTGGTACAGTTTGCGACTTGCACCAGTTTATTCAATTGACGAAGGGGGCGTAGCTGCGTGCTCTTCTGCTTGGGGGGCCCCTGGGCTACCCCAATCTATATCTAAGTAAATTCCAAAGTATGTTGGCAGGGTGGATAGCCTTGATCTGCTGTTTTACGCAAAACTAAATCGCAACAGCGAATAAATTCCTGATAAGCCTGTTCTGTTTCTCCTTCTCTCTCGTCACTAAGTAATAAGGCTGCCTTTCGAAAAAGCGTGATACTGGAAACTAATTTATACGTATCAATGCTTCCTCCCATTAAGGTTCTAAGGGGTATTACTTGTAATTGCTTTAAAACCAGATGGAGAATTTCATTATAGTGTTCAAAAAGTGTAGTATTTTGTAAGTAATCACAGGCTTCTTGTAAATCTGCAATGCCAAAGTGCTTTGCTGTTGAACTGTGTCCTAGTGACTGTAGCTGGGGAAATATATACCATATCCAATGACTGGTTTTGCGACCCTGGGCAATTTCTTTATATGCCTCTGTATAGGTAGGGAAAAAGTCTTGTCCTTGCTGGGCCTGGATAAATCGTTCGATACTCATTTGGTATCCTCACTTATTTAATCGGCACCTGTTTTAAATTATTATAGTGTAAGTTAACGTTCCAAGGAAAATAGTAATCATGGCTTCTTCTTTTTCAACCGGACTAGTTATGGGTTGCATGATTGGTGCTATAGGCCAATATTGCGTGCAATTATTTTTAGGCGGGAGTAGTACAAGCTCGATAAAGAAAAATGAGAAACAAACGGCATTAAATGAGCTGTTTCAGACTCATTCTCATTTTATGGAGCAACTTAAAAAAGATATTAATGAGCCTGTTAATGCACAGATTCGGGAATTCTTTGTAGTGGACAAAATGGCAATCATGAATTCTTCTGTTCCTCGTTTACGCTATGATTTATCTGAAGAAATTATTTCTCTTCTAAATCAACTGGAAGAGCTTGGTTATATTCAAATGCTGCCTAATGATTCCTTGCTTTATCAGATCAATGAACACTTTATCCGGGATTTGAATAGGATGAATACTTCTCACGAGTTACTTTTGGTTAGTGAGGTAATTAATGAATCTTGAACAACATTCGATTTACCTAAATACTTCTGGGAGAGGTACTACCGATGTTACGGGGGAGGTCGCAGCTATTGTAGCGACTACAGCGATTCAGCAAGGCATATGTCAGTTGTTTCTTCAGCATACCAGTGCTTCATTAATGATTTGTGAAAATTATGATCAACAAGTTCGCCAGGACCTGGAAAATTTTTTAGTGCGGTTGGTTCCTGATGGCGATCCATTGTTTAAGCATGTGATTGAAGGTAAGGACGATATGCCAGCGCATGTTCGTACGGTTCTAACCCAAACCTGCCTTACTATTCCAGTGCATGATGGAAAGTTAGCATTAGGCACATGGCAAGGTATCTATCTTTACGAACATCGATATCAGCCACACAAACGTCATTTATTGCTTACGATTTTAGGACAAACACGTGCTTAAAAATTATCTTGTATGCCTATCTGATTCAGCCTATAACTATAATGATAAGAAACCTATTTTATGTGGTGCAAAATGGTTGGTAAGGACGTGAGCAGCATTAAGGTTCTGCATTTTTTATTACAAGACATTCGATGCTGCTTGGATTTGCAGTATGTGGAAAAAATATTTCCTTTGCCTCTATTGGAAGCCATTCCTGGAAGCCCGATTTATGTTGCAGGATTAATGAACTTACATGGAAAGTGTATTCCCGTTGTTGATTTGCGGATTTGTGCTGGATTGACTCGCGATGAGACTTACCCGTTGAGTATACCTATTCTTCTGTGTTCTGATGGAACACATCGTCTTGGTCTGATTGTTGATAGAATGATTGGGCTTGGTGAGATTGATAAAAACAAAATTGAGATACATGAAGAATTTACTCGTAGTCATTCACCATTTTACGGCGCGGTAACGATTAATAATGGTGTTTCATTGCTGATGGATGTTGCATCGCTCTTTGCATTGAAATTAACGGAAGAAATGGGGCAGGTTTCTGCAGATCATGACTAACTTGCTAGATAGTATAAAGATTCTAGAGCCTGCCTTTATCAAGCTAATTCATGAACGATTTGGTTTAGTGACTCATATTAATCAAGCAAGAGAATTAACGAATATTATTGCTGAGACATGTACTAAGTTTAATTTTCAGCCCAATGAATATCTGGATAAGTTAAAACATTGCTCAAGTAGTTCCGCATTATTAGCGGATTTAGTTGCAGCAATTACCGTTGGGGAAAGTTATTTTTTCCGTGATAAAACGCAAATGCAGTTATTAGAAAAAGAGCTTTTACCTCGTCTTATTCAACAAAAAAAAGAGACTCGCGCCTTAAAAATTTGGAGTGCAGGATGCTCATCAGGTGAGGAAATATATACGATTGCTATGCTTCTTTTGAAGTTAATCCCTGATATTGAGCGTTGGGATTTGCAATTATTAGGCACTGATATTAATTTGGCAGCACTCGAAAAAGCAATGGCCGGTATTTATGGGCAATGGTCAATGCGCTCTATTCCTGACGTATATTTACAAAACTATTTTACCAAAGAAAAGCGTACTTACGTTCTTTCTCCTAAGGTTCGCGATATGGTACGTCTTAAGTACCTGAATTTAAGTGATAATAGTTATCCTTCTATTATTAATGGCACTTATCAGGTTGATTTAATATTATGTCGGAATGTGCTAATTTATTTTGAGAATGATTTGGTTGTTAAAATCATGAAAAAATTAAGTCAGTGTCTGGCTGAAAGCGCTTATCTTTTATTGGGGGCCTCAGATCCAATTATCATAGCCGACACCAATCTAGTGTTTCACCATGATGGCGCAATTTATTTTACTTTAAATAGCGATAATAAATAAAAAAGGATTTGGGCAGTGGTGACTAAATTACAAAAACATGCTTCTGAACTTATGCCTCAAAGTGCTGAGGCTTTGCGTATTTTGATTGCGCGTGCCGAATTGCTTGCCAAGCCAGAAGTCAGCGCAATAGATGTACGCGGTATTGACTACGTACGGTTTCAGCTAAGTCCCAATGAACATTATGGAATTTCCTACCAGCATGTTTGTGAAATCCTCCACCATGTGACCGTTTCAAAACCTCCGTGTATTCCGACTTTTGTTGTAGGGGTAATTAACTGGCGCGGTTCATTAATTACGGTTGTTGATTTGATGAAATTTTTTCATCCAGAATATTCTGGAGCCGCAGGGGAATTTATTATTATTGTGAGCATTAATGACATGACGCTAGGGATACTTGCTTATTCTATTGAGGGGAGTTTAATGTATCAACCCAGCCAGTTAAATACACCATTGTCTTCTACAAAAGTCGCAAATCCTGAATACATCTTAGGCCTGCATCAATCAGTGACGGCAATTCTTAATATCGATGGGTTGATACCTGGTCTATACCAGGCAATTAAAGAGAGTGTATATAGGATAGGAGATGTTCATGGAAGCAAATAAGCCGGTTTTTTTTATTTCACTACGTGCCCGTTTAATTATCGGGTTTTTAACGCTGAGTTTACCGTTGCTGCTATTAATCATGCTGTTACTACCCAAAGTGAATGCGGTAGTGTTTTACAGCAAAGAAATTTATGAAGAGAATTTATCTCAAGTTTTGGATACTGGGATTTTTCAATCACAAAATTTAGTTATTGATTGGATTATAACTGGAGATCCGAAATATAGATTTCAGTTTGAGCACGTTTGGACTGAAATAAATGAAATAAAACAACGTTGGGACGAGGGGCTTTCTCGTTTGGGGAATGAGAAAATACTAGACGAATGGCGGAAACTCAGAGACTTATATGAACCCTTATATCAAGCTCAGTCGTCAGTAATTAACGCGCCTAGAGATTTAGATATTGTTGGAACTTTAAAAAAGAACATGGAGCTAACTCGACCTCTTGAAAATCAAATGATTGATATAATTGATGGGGTTTTCTCTGAGGAATCAGGTACGCGTGTTGGTGGCTTAACCGACAGCCTAGTGACTCAAATTAATAAAAATACTTCGCATATTAATCGTAATTTACATTCCTTGACTCGCTCTGCCTATGGTTTATTAATTTTAGGAATTGTTTTAACCATTATTGTTCCGCTTGGCACGCTAGGTTATTTGGCAAGTCCAATTGATCGGGTGATTGAAATTGCCCAAAGGATTGCTGCCGGTGAACGTGATATAGAAATTGAGATTCCTGCCTTGGATAGATTAGGTCGTATGTTACTTTCTATTAAAACTATGCAACAGGCAATTAAGGAAAATGAAGATAAGCTCCGTGAGCAGGAGGAAGAGTCGCGGCAATTGTTTGAGCAATTAGTCAATACATCGAAAAAATTTAGTGAGTACAGTAGCAAGGTAGCCGCGGGTGATCTTAGAGAGCGACTAAATGTAGATAAGAACGATATTTTATATGAATTAGGCAACGATTTAGATTTAATGACGGATGGTTTGGCATCAATTACTAAAAAAATTACCCAGGTCAGTAGTGATATTGTTGCTATGGCGGATAAGGTACTTACCTCTGCAAATGAGCAAACTGAAAGTATTAATTCGCAAGCATCTGCAATTAATGAAATCAGTGCCTCTTTAGAGGAAATCGATAAAAGCTCTAAACAAACCATGAATAAAGCCCAGGCTTTACGTGAAGTGGCAAAAAATACATATGAGCAAGGAAAGTGGGGTAGTGATTCAGTTGCTCAAAGTATTGAGGGAATTAAAGTTTCTGAAGAGAAAATGCAATTAATT
Above is a genomic segment from Legionella lytica containing:
- a CDS encoding ankyrin repeat domain-containing protein, which encodes MKDQLYSILSKYPFIHIDTVGELTMLVPLTGARTVTADFTAGTGKTTSLYLFGDNTCQSDIERQKFFKPNGSESHYSSFTSLFSSLIRELEGLKRTQQIEKDGAVIQSIIDTLNEQKKEAIKLKDTNPDTALMQNDFCHGTQGFTVKGEFIVSGSPDNVRHLNLPNILNLTINGADRHKFLPSGLDQDNIFTNLAYIPKKGKVEKKEDPLDANIRIAIRSKGIKTYQKGLTQNPAQLFQTVYSSLKNSSFKEAPDQSDEFFDGLANNLKMVYGDTEDYSTYTENELIEATVLILRQTGLFIPREEKEESKRFSTIYHPAIQEFSSLNGASNTTKIKTFKLFTLQTFLYVCALQLRLKNTDDAKTFLSELQKASSAEKLIAQLCKNESEFMHMLETQYGISTPEYEAIVDATFEIITDHVEVPHFDELKVACLSEELEKAHYIVLGGRLCWSTVEITENGNINSEEQKKERFKTNFEQFFEHAEAYLDRREHLRSLNEWLKDGAEYEEIALQSLEYNAEHFSYSQKLQLLETAIIKKKYLCAEFLVAQGVHNDTLFELAFKQSPANMQLINCFARVHNSYMMNYATARHLATAIRENNLDFVKIILTLAPNLLETQLPSGCTPLLYACDEGKTRLVDYFMSIGANVLATSTTQTTAEKLAEHSQNQSAINRLLTDYHLRVREQLNAGNNFPFLSTPEYFLTALKRGKQQLVAVLLEFFPELKNAITIQVLIEAIRNNSLPTVQAILAIKPELLNEVHEYGKTPLFYACQLKSTPIAQHLMGVGADIFKADSQGTLPRDAALTTEIRDLFIPYYQRLSPDSEQYQAIFTSENYRLAIMRNDFGLADCILQAHPEFINEITHEDIFNAINFDSLEAVEYILKHKPELLEYKNQNNKTPFFYACEINNLAIARYLMMQGANIHAGEITAFQPTAASYSGYTLRRVQDLSSQAARSIVSTYSHYLHNIPVSKFNAGHIIDAIDARDLRLTTYLLNRKPDLRNELSEIDLQHVKQQQMQERLYSRYEQLIQELHEKRDTFPYSNQKGSPYVALSTLSNELKVAGEKFFKTHASSDTVQQFDSACTEALNTADQVLSIHRGWHGFPLWMRAIVGIIATVTLIPAITVHATTSKGYVGTFFKSYETDSVMRTKQFASEFETMKTELLSVI
- a CDS encoding histidine phosphatase family protein codes for the protein MGYKRCLTLALLLSIPSLLFAADTLIFAVDIIRHGDRTPIVSIPGLNYEWTSGLGQLTAEGMQQEHNMGVEFRKKYVEQTHLLPERYEAGTMYVRSTDYDRTLMSAQSLLMGLYPPGTGPNTSETAMPALPHSFQPIPVFSAPYKFDDVIVQPVSTQVREKLMQQYVYPTKEWQQKNNELKDRYPRWSSLTGMQINKLQDLGLLGDTLYIHQIHRAPLPEGLSSQDVNDIINACNWAFMAQERPQQVARVYSSKIMTNIANYLNKGSQNKSKLKYVLLSAHDTTIASSLSFLGAPLEQAPPYASNLNFSLYESDAGSHTVKVTYNGKPVSIPACGGTVCDLHQFIQLTKGA
- a CDS encoding chemotaxis protein CheW codes for the protein MTKLQKHASELMPQSAEALRILIARAELLAKPEVSAIDVRGIDYVRFQLSPNEHYGISYQHVCEILHHVTVSKPPCIPTFVVGVINWRGSLITVVDLMKFFHPEYSGAAGEFIIIVSINDMTLGILAYSIEGSLMYQPSQLNTPLSSTKVANPEYILGLHQSVTAILNIDGLIPGLYQAIKESVYRIGDVHGSK
- a CDS encoding secondary thiamine-phosphate synthase enzyme YjbQ; its protein translation is MNLEQHSIYLNTSGRGTTDVTGEVAAIVATTAIQQGICQLFLQHTSASLMICENYDQQVRQDLENFLVRLVPDGDPLFKHVIEGKDDMPAHVRTVLTQTCLTIPVHDGKLALGTWQGIYLYEHRYQPHKRHLLLTILGQTRA
- a CDS encoding DUF1810 family protein, giving the protein MSIERFIQAQQGQDFFPTYTEAYKEIAQGRKTSHWIWYIFPQLQSLGHSSTAKHFGIADLQEACDYLQNTTLFEHYNEILHLVLKQLQVIPLRTLMGGSIDTYKLVSSITLFRKAALLLSDEREGETEQAYQEFIRCCDLVLRKTADQGYPPCQHTLEFT
- a CDS encoding sensor histidine kinase → MNGLMQKNLHSQLLLKFIHELNQPLTVIKAYLGGCEIKLQRNELSPSQMNSALQKINEHTELFKNKINSMQQLIVQEEGINISSIITEISSLFFFEIKHHHIRLTLDFHECSPDFNINKSQLKGVLFRLLKQCIGTVEKNAIEQSELVIQTKPHQNNALSMTITSNFPIKEESVEDELTYCRTLFTTDCGSLSAELVPNGICFKLIMFYKDSRYAK
- a CDS encoding CheR family methyltransferase, encoding MTNLLDSIKILEPAFIKLIHERFGLVTHINQARELTNIIAETCTKFNFQPNEYLDKLKHCSSSSALLADLVAAITVGESYFFRDKTQMQLLEKELLPRLIQQKKETRALKIWSAGCSSGEEIYTIAMLLLKLIPDIERWDLQLLGTDINLAALEKAMAGIYGQWSMRSIPDVYLQNYFTKEKRTYVLSPKVRDMVRLKYLNLSDNSYPSIINGTYQVDLILCRNVLIYFENDLVVKIMKKLSQCLAESAYLLLGASDPIIIADTNLVFHHDGAIYFTLNSDNK
- a CDS encoding response regulator transcription factor, whose amino-acid sequence is MPNKPMVIIVDDDPEICASFRWLFESVNLRVQTYENAKDFLDNYDATQHGCLIIDVRMPIISGLELLEYLNTTKNRLSVIIITGYGDIPMAVRAMKAGAADFILKPVNHQDLLEITQSCLKKNQNNSFQLHSDFCQRIKSLTKREKQIMDLVIEGKLNKQIAYDLNISISTVEAHRAKVMKKMEIRTLAELIRANLLHTNNVVSFEYSG
- a CDS encoding chemotaxis protein CheW is translated as MWCKMVGKDVSSIKVLHFLLQDIRCCLDLQYVEKIFPLPLLEAIPGSPIYVAGLMNLHGKCIPVVDLRICAGLTRDETYPLSIPILLCSDGTHRLGLIVDRMIGLGEIDKNKIEIHEEFTRSHSPFYGAVTINNGVSLLMDVASLFALKLTEEMGQVSADHD